GGTTTCTTTTCACATAAAAATTCTCTCTGGTTCCGATCGAAGAGAATCATCTTTATTCATAAGATTATGACAGTAGCTGCTTGCTACAGCCTATATTAGGTGGACCAAATGGTCCAATTTTACCACTTAATCAGCTTATTCCCACATTTGTGAGCcttatatttgtctttatttgctATAACACAGAAAAAAAGAATTGTATGTGCGTACCTTAACTATACCCTACACACAACCTTAAGGTGGTGGTTTCTAATTAGAGGCACATATAAAAGATTTAatgattttccttttcttttattttgtacaGAATAAATTCGTCAGTTCTACTTTTATGATCAGCTAGTGACTGGAAGGACCAGATGGTCCAATTACCTCCGGACGGATACCCCTCCCCCGGCCCTAATCAGTTCACTCTAAATTCGTCGCAATATATTTGTTCTTACATATGTTGTTAAAAGGGACGGCAACCCCCAAACCATCAACTTTCCACATACATCATTATTATGCTTTGatactattatttaatataaattagttGAATGTAAAACAAATACttcctaatatatatatatatatatatatatatagagagagagagagagagagggagaggatCGATAAGAAACATATCAAGAGGTGTGAAGAGTTTTTTTCTtaccatataattaaaatagatggtcaaaattaattcatttataatgtattataattagaaatatacaatatttataaatattaaataaatcacCTAACATGTGATTGCGTGAAGTATATTAGGTGAGAtgtgagaggatgagaagaagaaatttcaacatgaaattaaaggaagactaaaattataatggaTTAAAACTTTTCTTACTATTCATATAAGTGCTGATAAGGTAAACTATAGAGAAATCCGGTTGCCATATGGATCCTCTCATATAAGTGCTGATAAGGTAAACTATAGAGAAATTCGGTTGCCATATGGATCTCTTGACATATTAGGTGATCAAGGTCCAATTGAAGGGGCAAATTAAGACATTTTGGGTCGTAGATTACACTTGGTCCAAGGTCGTTATAGATATTTAGCCTTACATGGATTATTTGGGCTTACAATTACATTCTTGAAGTTGCTATATGCATTTTCCAAATCACTAAGTGCACCcactttgaaatttttgttcatCTTTCACCCAAGAAACTCTATCTGTGGACTTTCTAGAACGTGTTCTCAACTAAAAGTTTAAGCATTCTGTAATGTAAAATTTGGttagtattaaaattttaacacttCCAAAAACTAATTTCCATAAGTGTTAAAATTACCATAACTTACTTTTTGGTACTGAAATTGAAGAAAGTAATGGTGACTAGTATGAAGATGCAAATCAAACTCCATGTATGCCAATAATTTTTCACTTTTGGATTGTGCAGTGCCCTTGGTCAAGCTTGATGACCTCACCAAAATTTGCAATTGTcgaatcaaaacatcaaagaacCCCTCTATGGTGCGACAGATCATGATGTAGCAACCAGAGGTTGACGGCAAAAAAGTATCCTTCCATAAAAGGGGTAGTGGAGTCTCCCTAACTAGCAAGAAAGAGGATTTGTGCATCACCGATCTAGAGCAATCTACGATGACGACTGACATGTAGGAAGATACCATAGTCGATGATGGCCACGGGTGCATGGCAATTGGAAATGTGCAATTTTCAACTTTACTTTCTCAACACAAACACTTAGCGAAGTTTTGTTATGTCATATGCACTCTCTAGGGTATGCATATAACTCATTCGATGAgggatatttttgaaaaataagacaaaaaatGCAAAGCTAAGCGTATTTAGTAGATAAGGGGAGTACACATAGCAATAATCTTGCATCATTTTATCCCAAATAATGGTTTTTTCAGGCAAAACAAGGTCATGTAGTTTCATCCCAAATAAAGTTTTTCTAGGTAAAACAAGATGATAGGATAGATGAAAGAGAAGTCCTATAATTGACTAACAAGACATGAAAACAATGTCACCTTAACTTCAGTTTCATCTGAAATAATGGTTAAGCATAACTTCTTTCACATCTCATTAGAGTTAGTAAAGTTTTGTaaacattatcatttttttataaaaaaatgtttttgtataaatattcacaaaaagtTATGAAAAGTAACAAAAATTGAGATTTTTGCTCCTAACAATAGTCTCTTCGTAGTCTGATGAGACATCCAATGAGGAGTAACACCAAAGAACAAATGTGATTACTTAACTACTTTTAGTTACAAGGACACATCATAGACACCAACCATATGTTGATGGTGTTGGTTAGGTTTTGTGTCTTCTATTACAACTTAAATAAAGAGGAATTTGGTCATTTTTAGGACTTAAGAGACTTTTCACATAATTAGACTTTTGGTGAAATTCTCATATTCCTTTTCTTGTTACAATGCATTTATAAAACAATTAGATAATGTTAGCTAGAGTTCAAAGATTCCTGTTTAAGCCTTAATGGGGAGAGCTTCCATGCCTTCTTGTCTCCCTTTCATGCTATGCTGTTGTTCATTTTGTTTGTAACAATGAAACCGTTATTTTGAGCTTCTAGTTTGTTCAGTTTAGCTTTAATTTCACGAGAAATAATATACACAACATCAAATCACTAAGGAAATATCACGTCCCACTTAATCATGATAGTTTAGTGGGCAACTATTTTAAGCCCAATCACAAaccaccaaaaataaaaaagaacaaccGGCCAATTAAAAACATTCAACCGCACCCGCATGGCATCACAAACCCTTTCGGCGTTCCAGAAAATTCGACGATAAAACCAACAGTGAAAAACAATCAACTTGAAAGAAGGAGATTGATAACAGTAAAATTCATCTCCAATTGATCACTTCTTAGAGCGAACATTGCAGAACACTAAACTATCTACGATCCTAAACCACACAACTATATTCAAGATTGTGCAACAAGGTTAACACACACCTTTTCATATCTACATATATTATATGCCAGAGTTTTaactaaacaagaaaaacatcaaacatCAAGCCGCAGCGACGGCAGCTTTACGGGCCCTCTTGGTCGGAGACCTAATGGACCTGGGCTGCTTGGGCTTCGCAGGCGTCGACactttcttcgttttcttcggcCCGACCTTCTTCGCGGGCTTTTTAACCGCCTCGGTTTTCTTCGGAGCAACGGCGGTTGCGATTTTGTTTCGTTTCGGACGCGATTCCTTCGTCGCTTTGGCGGTGCTCTCCTTCACCTTCTTCGCGGCTTCGGCTAACTTGTACGAAGCCTTGATCTTGACGAGTTTCCCTCTCGCAGCTTGGTTCTTCAGTTGCAGACCTAGTATCTTCTTGAAATTCGCAGGAAGCACCGCCTTGTGCTTCTCCTCCATGTACTTCGCTATCGCATATGGACTCGATCCTCCTTTCTCGTTCAGAGCAATCAAAGCGTCCTTAATCATCTACAAACAATAagacaaccaaaaaaaaaatcaacaaacaaaaaaataacaatcacGTAATAATTGTGGATTCATGAAAGAAATTTACGCGAAATTACCTGGAGATATGGAGGATGAGAAGCAGTTTTGGCCTGTTTCGGCTTCTTTTCCTTCGGAGCCTTAGGTTTCTTCTCCTTGGCAAGCTTCGGCGCCTTCACCTCCTCCACCGGCTTTTCGACGGCGGGAACTTTAGCTTCTTCGGCGGCGGACATCTTCGACCGAATATTCAGTGAGTGGTTATTTTGTATTGGAGAGCGTTAACGGAAACTGTGGATTCTGATGATGACCCGAACGCTACCTTCGTGTTATAAATAGCGTCGGAGCAATCTGAGTGCTGGAAATATTGCTGCGTGCAATTGGCCGAGAGAGTGGCATGAGGATTGCCAGCGTGGCAAAGAGATATCTAGAACGTACACGTGGCGTCAATTTATAGCGTTGTTTATGGACAACGATAAAGGCGGTGATGTGACTGTGGCTGTGGATTGGAATGCCAacagatttttattttgttttttgttataaGTGAGTTTTGTTTGGTTAGCACGGACTAAATGGAGAACTAATCAAGGGTGTGTTTTCTTGAGGGTTTTCTTGGTTCATTTTCTTCAAGCATGCTTTGCTTCTCACCCAATTTTTTTTGCAGGATTAATCATAAGGGAGATTAGATTACAATGTGGGCACAATTAGGTTAATTGGTAGACATTTAGGAcccaaacaaaataatcaaacacATATCCCCATTTTTCCATTGTTTAGTATAAAGCCTTTATCCCAATCAGTGTTTATGCTCTAGATAGTTAAAAATTGTAAAGCAGTCAAAAGCGGTTTTGAATGACTTGTAAGACAAGCATAAAGTATGTATAAAACTCAtcccaattttttatttttaaaaaaaactcgaCTAAAACCTTCACCATTTTCTCACAAATTTGGATGTCATGAAATAGATAGTGCTATACAGTATTTTGTTAAGAGGTTTACTTTACATTAAGCTTAAAATCTGCAGGTTAACTTTATTTATTGAAGAAATcaggttatattttttaaagtttgtttatttaataaaaagtttGTATTTAGACAATTCATGTGTTTTATacgtaataaaaaaatcttacttaataaataataataatataaaataagcttttaaataaagttagatttaaaaaaattaaaattataccttaaaaataatatcaaataaataagtcGTATCActattaaatttaagaaataagttaaattcatactttaaaaaaactatttaattctATCCATTTTAATACTtgcaaagtttaatttttacatgtattagattgatttttttaatttatttgcatAGTTTACTTTAAACCTCAGGGTTTAGGTTGATCAAAACAAAGACAActaaaaatttcaaagataagatatttagtGTGCACTTTGCACAcgagaatgaaaataatttttattgtagcATGATAATTTCGTACAAAATTTACAACAAAAATGTGTTTCTATCGTAATagataatatacatataaaatatataatgaaatataGATTCTGCATCAAAATCCAGAACGAAAACATCTTTCTGTTAAtagaaaatatacatataaaatactCAATGAAATATAGATTATGCATCAAAATCTAGAATGAAAAcatcttttcattttaatttttttttgcatatccTGTATCATATCCGTTGTGAATTTTAtacacaaacatacaacaaaaatatatttttgtgaaaagagtatttaaaaaaaacaataataataataaatatttcagcCACTTGATGAGTACTACTAGCAATGGTAACAACTCCCAATAATTTATCTGACAGATGTTATTCCATCCTTATTGCTGTTGGCACCCCTGCATTGAAAATAAGCAGCTTGAAATTACTCTTTTACCCCACCGTTCCCTCGCCACCACCATTTCCTTATCACGGAAATACATTTTGGTTCATGTTGGTACgtagtaattttaatttcacttcatttatcttttaaaattctttaatttgaaCGAGTGTAGAAGATTGCTAGCCCTTAATCTATTATAGGATTCGGTAAGAGACAAATTAATGATGTTGTTCATGAACTTGTTAGGGCGGCACAATCcttacattatatttttttttttaagacgaCCTAATCCTTAGTCTCATTGTTATGATGTGATTTCTTgttataataatttgtgatgAATGAAATggtataaatatgtttttaaaagaattaatttgaattttgtgaaattttaggctcttgaaatttttaagtaaatttagtttggtttttttttttttaactttgttgaGTGATGTTtagtttaagtatttttttt
The nucleotide sequence above comes from Glycine soja cultivar W05 chromosome 11, ASM419377v2, whole genome shotgun sequence. Encoded proteins:
- the LOC114376941 gene encoding histone H1-like, which encodes MSAAEEAKVPAVEKPVEEVKAPKLAKEKKPKAPKEKKPKQAKTASHPPYLQMIKDALIALNEKGGSSPYAIAKYMEEKHKAVLPANFKKILGLQLKNQAARGKLVKIKASYKLAEAAKKVKESTAKATKESRPKRNKIATAVAPKKTEAVKKPAKKVGPKKTKKVSTPAKPKQPRSIRSPTKRARKAAVAAA